One Halanaerobiales bacterium genomic window carries:
- a CDS encoding GIY-YIG nuclease family protein — protein MSEEINIDLEYDSGVYLLEIFLHKPKKIEVGALGIFSFPPGYYYYAGSAQKNLKARIERHYAVSKKAHWHVDHLLAEGHVKNHYTWKVDKKGECKIASYLKEELGGKIIVSGFGSSDCNCESHLIYFPNPLDENQLPEEIN, from the coding sequence GTGAGTGAGGAAATAAATATTGATTTAGAATATGATTCAGGAGTGTATTTATTAGAAATATTTTTACATAAACCTAAAAAAATAGAGGTAGGGGCTTTAGGTATTTTTTCTTTTCCTCCAGGATATTATTATTATGCGGGTTCAGCTCAAAAAAACTTAAAAGCTCGTATTGAAAGACATTATGCTGTAAGTAAAAAAGCTCACTGGCATGTTGACCATCTTCTGGCAGAGGGACATGTCAAAAACCATTATACCTGGAAAGTAGATAAAAAGGGAGAATGTAAAATTGCTTCTTATTTAAAAGAAGAATTAGGTGGGAAAATAATTGTTTCTGGATTTGGTTCAAGTGATTGCAATTGTGAAAGTCATCTTATATATTTCCCAAACCCATTAGATGAAAATCAATTACCAGAAGAAATTAATTAA
- a CDS encoding diphthine--ammonia ligase has translation MIKESYYSFFASWSGGKDSCLSLYYALEEGGYAKKLLTMLVDDGERSRSHGLSIDLLQKQAEALSIPLITANTSWDNYEENFKKLLGKLKNEGIDTGVFGDIDLEEHREWVERVCTEKNLKAKLPLWKMERREVMENFIKLGFEAEIIVIKEDKLPESFLGKKLTFSLMDELEKRDVDVCGENGEFHTVVLDGPIFSKKVKIKRSNIVKRKGYCFQNIEAK, from the coding sequence ATGATAAAAGAAAGTTATTATTCATTTTTTGCTTCCTGGAGTGGTGGAAAAGATTCCTGTTTATCTCTTTATTATGCACTTGAAGAAGGTGGTTATGCAAAAAAATTATTAACCATGCTTGTTGATGATGGTGAGAGGTCACGTTCTCATGGTTTATCTATAGATTTGTTACAAAAGCAGGCAGAAGCACTTTCTATCCCTTTAATAACAGCTAATACAAGCTGGGATAATTATGAAGAAAATTTTAAAAAACTACTTGGGAAATTAAAGAATGAAGGAATTGATACAGGAGTTTTTGGAGATATTGACCTGGAAGAACATAGAGAATGGGTTGAGAGAGTATGTACTGAAAAGAATTTAAAAGCTAAATTACCCCTCTGGAAGATGGAAAGAAGAGAAGTTATGGAAAATTTTATAAAATTAGGTTTTGAAGCAGAAATTATAGTAATAAAAGAAGATAAATTACCGGAAAGTTTTTTAGGAAAAAAATTAACCTTTTCTTTAATGGATGAATTAGAGAAAAGAGATGTGGATGTTTGTGGTGAAAATGGTGAATTTCATACTGTAGTACTTGATGGCCCTATTTTTTCCAAAAAGGTGAAAATAAAAAGGAGTAATATCGTAAAAAGAAAGGGTTATTGTTTTCAAAATATTGAAGCTAAATAA
- a CDS encoding alpha/beta fold hydrolase: protein MNKVLAIILIMFMLVGFSGELNAIENSAVIGQWEGEIDISGQLLNIIVKINESNGDLGGTLDIPQQGAFGIPLGEIELTGEEIVMTVPQLQGNVEFNGKIDEEKMEGDFHQSGYNFPFILNRVSEKVVSREEIDYATGEYEIKESEVAVPVKGDKIFGTLAKPEGINKDIPLVILVAGSGPTDRNGNNPLLGREINTLKEIAHYLSSNGIMTYRYDKRGVGESSELTKEEAPTFFDYRDDLITIIEYLDNYPQVKEDNVYVLGHSEGSMLTIMAAEKGADLDGLILVAGSGYTHGETFKTQITAIADQYEEAGIKGAKAEMLEALDDLYKAIRTNSDFDINEYDIPDKMKDTYMSLATQPKFVKDWLDIDPVALLKEIDQPVCIIQGSNDGRVGVEDAKMLASAVPDKRLELNIIKGVNHFLKKAEAGNLAYEQKMPDELLKIIYNFVD, encoded by the coding sequence ATGAATAAAGTTTTAGCTATAATATTGATAATGTTTATGTTAGTTGGTTTTAGTGGAGAGCTTAATGCTATTGAAAATTCAGCAGTGATCGGTCAATGGGAGGGAGAAATTGATATATCAGGACAGTTATTAAATATTATAGTGAAAATTAACGAAAGTAATGGTGATTTAGGTGGTACTCTTGATATTCCTCAACAGGGTGCTTTTGGAATTCCGTTAGGGGAAATAGAATTAACTGGGGAAGAGATTGTTATGACAGTTCCTCAACTCCAGGGTAATGTAGAATTTAATGGTAAAATTGATGAAGAGAAAATGGAAGGTGATTTTCATCAATCAGGATATAATTTTCCTTTTATATTAAATAGAGTTTCTGAAAAAGTTGTTAGTAGAGAAGAAATAGATTATGCTACAGGTGAATACGAAATAAAAGAATCTGAAGTAGCAGTACCTGTCAAAGGGGACAAAATTTTTGGTACTTTAGCAAAACCAGAGGGTATTAATAAAGATATTCCTTTAGTAATTCTGGTAGCTGGTTCAGGTCCTACAGATAGAAATGGTAATAATCCACTTTTAGGTCGTGAAATAAATACTTTAAAAGAAATTGCCCATTATTTAAGTTCAAATGGAATAATGACCTATCGTTATGATAAAAGAGGAGTAGGAGAAAGCTCTGAGCTTACAAAAGAAGAAGCACCTACTTTTTTTGATTATCGTGATGATTTAATAACTATTATAGAGTATTTAGATAATTACCCACAGGTAAAAGAAGATAATGTTTATGTTTTAGGCCATAGTGAGGGTTCAATGTTAACTATTATGGCTGCTGAAAAAGGTGCAGATTTAGATGGTTTGATTCTTGTTGCAGGTTCTGGGTATACACATGGAGAAACTTTTAAAACCCAAATTACTGCTATAGCAGATCAATATGAAGAAGCCGGGATAAAGGGTGCAAAAGCTGAAATGTTAGAAGCTTTAGATGACTTATATAAAGCTATAAGAACAAACAGTGATTTTGATATAAATGAATATGATATTCCAGATAAAATGAAAGATACTTATATGAGTTTAGCCACCCAGCCCAAATTTGTAAAAGATTGGCTTGATATTGATCCAGTAGCTTTATTAAAAGAAATAGATCAACCAGTTTGTATTATTCAGGGTAGCAATGATGGACGAGTGGGAGTAGAAGATGCAAAAATGTTGGCCTCTGCTGTACCTGATAAAAGATTAGAATTAAATATTATTAAGGGAGTGAACCATTTTCTTAAAAAGGCAGAAGCAGGCAATTTAGCTTATGAGCAAAAAATGCCAGATGAATTATTGAAAATCATTTATAATTTTGTTGATTAA